From the Microbacterium thalassium genome, one window contains:
- a CDS encoding MFS transporter, with amino-acid sequence MRTFVQVLVNTAVANITTSFLWFALTFWVYIETQSVLATGIIGGAYMLLVAMFAMVFGTLVDRYRKHRVMVLSSMVTLASFLVGGALYLAQPESALLDLGGPWFWLFSGIILFGSVIENMRNIALSTTVTLLVPVERHANANGMVGTVTGIAFMVTSVFSGLSVGLLGMGGTLVIALVFTALALVHLLTLRIPEPQPEPDAEHAPAIDVRGALRAIDAVPGLMALILFTTLNNLIGGVYMALMDPYGLTLFRVEVWGIVLGVASTGFIVGGAVIAKFGLGRNPIRTMLLLVVGMGIVGALFTIREWWLLYAVGIWLYMAMVPAVEAAEQTVIQKVVPFRQQGRVFGFAAAFESAAAPVTAFLIAPIAEFAIIPHMDSGAGQDAWGWLVGEGEARGIALVFVFAGVILAVLAGLAFLTRSYRVLSERFAREPGSVAVAAAPTRDAGPEAVDPRR; translated from the coding sequence ATGCGCACCTTCGTCCAGGTGCTCGTGAACACCGCGGTGGCGAACATCACGACCAGCTTCCTGTGGTTCGCCCTCACCTTCTGGGTGTACATCGAGACGCAGTCCGTCCTCGCGACGGGGATCATCGGCGGGGCGTACATGCTGCTGGTGGCCATGTTCGCCATGGTCTTCGGCACGCTCGTCGACCGGTACCGCAAGCATCGGGTGATGGTCCTGTCGAGCATGGTCACGCTCGCATCGTTCCTCGTCGGCGGGGCGCTGTACCTGGCCCAGCCCGAGTCGGCTCTGCTGGATCTGGGCGGACCATGGTTCTGGCTGTTCTCGGGCATCATCCTGTTCGGCTCGGTGATCGAGAACATGCGCAACATCGCGCTGTCGACGACCGTGACGCTGCTCGTTCCGGTGGAGCGGCATGCGAACGCGAACGGCATGGTCGGCACGGTCACCGGCATCGCCTTCATGGTCACGAGCGTGTTCAGCGGTCTGTCGGTGGGGCTGCTCGGCATGGGCGGCACCCTCGTGATCGCCCTGGTGTTCACGGCGCTCGCGCTCGTGCACCTGCTCACACTCCGCATCCCCGAGCCTCAGCCCGAGCCGGACGCCGAGCATGCCCCGGCGATAGATGTGCGCGGGGCGCTGCGCGCCATCGACGCCGTCCCGGGCCTCATGGCCCTGATCCTGTTCACGACGCTCAACAACCTCATCGGCGGCGTCTACATGGCGCTCATGGACCCGTACGGTCTGACGCTCTTCCGCGTCGAGGTGTGGGGGATCGTGCTCGGCGTCGCCTCGACCGGGTTCATCGTCGGCGGGGCCGTGATCGCGAAGTTCGGGCTCGGCCGCAACCCCATCCGCACGATGCTGCTGCTCGTGGTCGGGATGGGCATCGTCGGCGCGCTCTTCACCATCCGCGAGTGGTGGCTGCTGTACGCCGTCGGGATCTGGCTGTACATGGCGATGGTGCCCGCCGTCGAGGCCGCCGAGCAGACCGTCATCCAGAAGGTCGTGCCCTTCCGGCAGCAGGGCCGCGTGTTCGGCTTCGCGGCCGCGTTCGAATCCGCCGCCGCACCCGTGACGGCGTTCCTGATCGCACCCATCGCGGAGTTCGCGATCATCCCCCACATGGACTCCGGCGCCGGGCAGGACGCGTGGGGATGGCTCGTGGGCGAGGGCGAGGCGCGCGGGATCGCGCTCGTATTCGTGTTCGCGGGCGTGATCCTCGCGGTGCTTGCGGGACTGGCGTTCCTGACGCGGTCCTACCGTGTGCTGTCGGAGCGGTTCGCGCGGGAGCCGGGATCCGTGGCTGTCGCTGCCGCGCCGACCCGGGATGCCGGTCCCGAGGCGGTCGACCCGCGGCGCTGA
- a CDS encoding SDR family NAD(P)-dependent oxidoreductase, with protein MTQGHRLAGRTVLIAGATSASGAAAARALTDAEARVIAVGRDAGKLADLAAEVPGIAVETCDLSDEADVAALAERVRAASGPVDGVLHLVGGWRGGGGLAGQTEEDYRFLENSLTALRHVTRAFDDDLRASDGARLAVVSSTAVTRPLAGGANYAAVKAATEAWARAVAQGFAKAARDAGQPLRAASVVFRVKTLAGLEDDLARAFCALWGEDADAVNDTVIDLSGRSA; from the coding sequence ATGACACAAGGACACCGGCTCGCCGGGCGCACCGTCCTGATCGCGGGCGCGACCAGCGCGAGCGGCGCGGCGGCGGCGCGCGCGCTGACGGATGCCGAAGCGCGCGTCATCGCGGTGGGGCGGGATGCGGGCAAGCTCGCCGACCTCGCGGCCGAGGTCCCCGGCATCGCCGTCGAGACGTGCGACCTGTCTGACGAGGCCGACGTGGCCGCCCTCGCCGAGCGCGTGCGCGCCGCGTCGGGCCCCGTGGACGGTGTGCTGCACCTCGTGGGCGGATGGCGCGGCGGCGGCGGGCTCGCCGGCCAGACCGAAGAGGACTACCGATTCCTCGAGAACTCGCTGACGGCGCTGCGCCATGTCACGCGCGCCTTCGACGACGACCTGCGGGCGTCGGATGGCGCCCGCCTCGCCGTCGTCTCGTCGACCGCGGTGACCCGCCCCCTCGCGGGCGGCGCGAACTACGCCGCCGTGAAGGCCGCGACCGAGGCGTGGGCGCGCGCGGTCGCGCAGGGGTTCGCGAAGGCGGCGCGCGATGCCGGGCAGCCGCTGCGGGCGGCCTCGGTGGTTTTCCGGGTGAAGACCCTGGCGGGCCTCGAGGACGACCTCGCGCGCGCGTTCTGCGCACTGTGGGGCGAGGACGCGGATGCCGTCAACGACACCGTGATCGACCTGAGCGGACGGTCGGCCTGA
- a CDS encoding DUF6421 family protein, with protein sequence MSGITPALRATTAIIGEPEVVEDARTAETSRAWHLLKDAATRLQSLQAQDGSIPDAADHAPARELVTAITAGIRALAPAFPHDGAYLDASVRDFERWTEGGFGVPDFLDSLVEFQPQQHRVDGIRHLVVFPMYTQNGSQSRLVEALIAEAIWPEFIARLETEYTNRLFVSLRLIDFTPGYDTNSAVLFPETVAMREIPAFTWGAIFQDREAARYRRVVRAASEITKLDLPADAARMLEDQDLAEKTFVMWDLIHDRTHMRGDLPFDPFMIKQRMPYFLYSLEELRCDLTAFRECVAIDRRLSARAAAGDALDAAEAEMLEHAKLVQYAVLFDRIFRFAITGSRVRNYDGLGGQLLFAWLHQRGVLHWTDTSLAIDWADVPTAVVALGDAIDDLYWRSIDRPKTAHWLAAYDLIRATLTPNPASAWSRGLSDAVLAGPPRGYTDAVLDDEFPLSMFYEALEKKMRPVIASTTGITGRD encoded by the coding sequence ATGTCCGGCATCACGCCCGCGCTCCGCGCGACCACGGCGATCATCGGCGAGCCCGAGGTCGTCGAAGACGCCCGCACCGCCGAGACCTCCCGCGCGTGGCACCTGCTGAAGGACGCCGCCACGCGGCTGCAGTCCCTGCAGGCGCAGGACGGATCGATCCCGGATGCCGCGGACCACGCGCCCGCGCGCGAGCTCGTCACCGCGATCACCGCCGGCATCCGCGCCCTCGCCCCCGCCTTCCCGCACGACGGCGCCTATCTCGACGCCTCGGTCCGCGACTTCGAGCGCTGGACGGAAGGCGGCTTCGGCGTGCCGGACTTCCTCGACTCGCTGGTGGAGTTCCAGCCCCAGCAGCACCGCGTCGACGGCATCCGCCACCTCGTCGTCTTCCCGATGTACACGCAGAACGGCTCGCAGAGCCGGCTCGTCGAGGCCCTCATCGCCGAGGCGATCTGGCCCGAGTTCATCGCACGGCTCGAGACCGAGTACACCAACCGCCTCTTCGTGTCGCTGCGGCTGATCGACTTCACGCCCGGCTACGACACCAACTCGGCGGTGCTGTTCCCCGAGACGGTCGCGATGCGTGAGATCCCCGCGTTCACGTGGGGCGCGATCTTCCAGGACCGCGAGGCCGCGCGGTACCGGCGCGTCGTGCGGGCGGCGTCCGAGATCACGAAGCTCGACCTGCCCGCCGACGCGGCGCGGATGCTGGAGGATCAGGACCTCGCCGAGAAGACGTTCGTGATGTGGGACCTCATCCACGACCGCACCCACATGCGCGGCGACCTGCCGTTCGATCCGTTCATGATCAAGCAGCGGATGCCGTACTTCCTGTACTCGCTCGAGGAGCTGCGCTGCGACCTGACGGCGTTCCGCGAGTGCGTGGCCATCGACCGGCGCCTGAGCGCGCGTGCGGCTGCCGGCGACGCGCTCGACGCCGCCGAGGCGGAGATGCTCGAGCACGCGAAGCTCGTGCAGTACGCGGTGCTGTTCGACCGCATCTTCCGGTTCGCCATCACCGGCTCGCGCGTGCGCAACTACGACGGGCTCGGCGGCCAGCTGCTGTTCGCGTGGCTGCACCAGCGGGGCGTGCTGCATTGGACCGACACGTCGCTCGCGATCGACTGGGCCGACGTGCCCACGGCCGTCGTGGCCCTCGGCGATGCGATCGACGACCTGTACTGGCGCTCCATCGACCGGCCGAAGACCGCGCACTGGCTGGCCGCATACGACCTGATCCGTGCGACGCTGACGCCGAACCCGGCGTCGGCGTGGTCGCGCGGGCTGTCGGATGCGGTGCTCGCCGGCCCGCCGCGCGGGTACACCGACGCCGTGCTCGACGACGAGTTCCCCCTCTCGATGTTCTACGAGGCGCTCGAGAAGAAGATGCGCCCCGTCATCGCGTCCACGACCGGCATCACCGGCCGCGACTGA